A genomic segment from Streptomyces sp. NBC_00459 encodes:
- a CDS encoding helix-turn-helix domain-containing protein: MDEYPEPVHELAAGALDPRAELSEFLRTRRARLKPEDVGLPDYGRYRRVPGLRREELAQLAGVSVAYYTRLEQGNGRTVSAEVLDAIARALRLSDAEHAHLTHLAKPKQQKKKPAGRAQQVRGPLRTLLDTMDGVPAILVGRRSDILVWNRMAAAVFGDWAELPAREQNWARLVFLRPDYRDLFVDWERKASDVVSQLRMDAGSHPDDPLLSALVGELSVKSEEFRRLWATHDVKERCHGIQRLHHPLVGELDLRLESFHQADAHEQMLVTYHAEPNSPSAEALRLLASWGADATRAGTGTSSARTA; this comes from the coding sequence ATGGACGAATACCCCGAACCGGTGCACGAGCTGGCCGCCGGCGCTCTGGACCCGCGTGCCGAGCTCAGTGAGTTCCTGCGCACCCGACGCGCCCGGCTGAAGCCGGAAGACGTGGGACTGCCGGACTACGGGCGGTACCGGCGGGTGCCGGGGCTGCGCCGCGAGGAGCTGGCGCAGCTGGCCGGGGTGTCGGTGGCCTACTACACACGGCTGGAACAGGGCAACGGACGGACCGTGTCGGCGGAGGTCCTCGACGCCATCGCCCGCGCGCTCAGGCTGAGCGACGCCGAGCACGCCCACCTCACGCACCTGGCGAAGCCGAAGCAGCAGAAGAAGAAGCCGGCCGGCCGCGCCCAGCAGGTGCGGGGCCCCCTGCGGACGCTGCTGGACACCATGGACGGCGTCCCGGCGATCCTCGTGGGGCGGCGCTCGGACATCCTCGTCTGGAACCGGATGGCCGCGGCGGTCTTCGGCGACTGGGCCGAGCTGCCGGCGAGGGAGCAGAACTGGGCACGGCTGGTGTTCCTGCGGCCCGATTACCGCGACCTGTTCGTGGACTGGGAGCGCAAAGCGAGCGACGTCGTCTCTCAGCTGCGCATGGACGCCGGCTCCCATCCGGACGACCCCCTGCTGTCCGCGCTGGTGGGCGAACTCTCCGTGAAGAGCGAGGAGTTCAGGCGGCTGTGGGCCACCCACGACGTCAAGGAGAGGTGCCACGGCATCCAGCGCCTGCACCACCCGCTCGTCGGCGAACTCGACCTCCGCCTCGAGTCGTTCCACCAGGCCGACGCCCACGAACAGATGCTGGTGACCTACCACGCCGAACCGAACTCCCCGTCGGCGGAGGCTCTGCGACTGCTGGCCAGCTGGGGCGCGGACGCCACCCGGGCGGGAACGGGCACGTCGTCGGCACGCACGGCTTGA
- the fabD gene encoding ACP S-malonyltransferase yields MNTPRTVFMFSGQGSQYHQMGRELYDSEPVFRETLHRLDALVEPETGDSVIARMYDPGRPVSQPFTDTLFTNPAIVMVELALAETLISHGVTPDLLLGVSLGEFTASVLAGVVDEGDCLRRLVGMARSVAEHVPGGMLAVLAPPALYLGEPALHRDLDLAARYYDDHFVVAGPLEALARAEALLSGRQVPFQRIPVSHGFHSRLMDASRPAFEALWSDVDLRAPQIPLVSSVTAGRVEPVTVEHLWRVVRQPMEFGATVRALEAEGPHLYLDAGPSGTLHSFARALLTTVPGSRSRSMPLLNQFSRDTRLFTRVRDRAGAGGPPTPSDAAAVRADPQLPPTVAKGARMKVYGFPGQGSQAKGMGADLFDDFPEQVSQADEILGYSIRDLCLNNPEGRLRRTEFTQPALYVVEALTYLRRNRQDPRPPDFLVGHSLGEYTALFAAGVFDFDTGLRLVRRRGELMGQASGGGMAAVLGLDLDTVESVLSQARLDAVDVANHNTPEQVVLAGPTADIDRARAVFEDRGARVAVLNVSAPFHSRYMRNAAEDFRPLLEATEFRPPLIPVIANLDALPYRPERVRETLAGQIAGPVRWVDIVRYLLTRGEVDFEELGPGRTLTKTVEKIRELTDSRPMAEPETQRIPEWTSARIPAREQEPEPEGDMPRSPAPTLMARQALSPRDLGAPGFRSRYGLSLAYLAGGMYGGISSEALVIALGKAGGMGILGAGGLSLTDVETRVRAIQNVLGASGPFGVNLLHRHAHPEAERALVDLLLSLGVHTVEASGFLRITPALVKYRLKGGRVIAKVSRTDAAEMFLRPAPDDMVRALLENGELTPHEAARAADLSMADDLCVEAGGGWHTDTADLAMLLPAVLRLRDALAGPWPRVHVGAAGGMGTPEAAVAALVLGAEFLVTGSVNQCTVEAATSADAKDMLQRLDIHDTEPAPWEERFELGVRARVVRRGVFFPARADRLYQLWRMYDTFDDIDAATRSQIENTFMRRSFEEAWRDTAARTGEGEREAPTKDRLALAFRSYLNQGFELARTGVSDRKVDYLVYCGPAMGAFNQWVKGTSLEPWQARTVDAVADRLLSETARLLEDRCSALVRGVASALVY; encoded by the coding sequence GTGAACACGCCCAGAACCGTCTTCATGTTCTCCGGTCAGGGCTCCCAGTACCACCAGATGGGCCGCGAACTCTACGATTCCGAACCGGTGTTCCGGGAAACGCTGCACCGGCTGGACGCCCTCGTGGAGCCGGAGACCGGCGACTCCGTCATCGCCCGCATGTACGATCCCGGGCGACCTGTCTCACAGCCGTTCACCGACACCCTCTTCACCAATCCGGCGATCGTGATGGTCGAGCTGGCGCTGGCCGAGACGCTGATCTCCCACGGCGTCACCCCCGATCTCCTGCTGGGCGTGAGCCTGGGCGAGTTCACGGCGTCGGTGCTGGCCGGCGTGGTGGACGAGGGTGACTGCCTGCGCCGCCTCGTCGGGATGGCACGATCGGTCGCCGAGCACGTCCCCGGAGGCATGCTCGCCGTACTCGCCCCTCCCGCCCTGTATCTCGGCGAACCGGCCCTGCACCGGGACCTGGACCTGGCGGCGCGCTACTACGACGACCACTTCGTGGTCGCGGGCCCGCTCGAAGCCCTGGCCCGCGCCGAGGCTCTCCTGTCCGGACGACAGGTGCCGTTCCAGCGGATCCCCGTCTCCCACGGCTTCCACTCCCGGCTGATGGACGCCTCCCGGCCGGCCTTCGAGGCACTGTGGAGCGACGTCGACCTGCGAGCGCCACAGATCCCGCTGGTCTCCAGCGTCACCGCCGGCCGGGTGGAACCGGTGACCGTGGAGCACCTGTGGCGGGTCGTGCGGCAGCCGATGGAGTTCGGCGCGACCGTCAGGGCGCTGGAGGCGGAGGGCCCCCACCTCTACCTCGACGCGGGGCCGTCCGGCACCCTGCACAGCTTCGCCCGCGCTCTCCTGACCACCGTGCCGGGCTCCCGTTCGCGGTCCATGCCGCTGCTCAACCAGTTCTCCCGGGACACCCGGCTGTTCACCCGGGTACGGGACCGCGCGGGCGCTGGCGGTCCACCCACCCCCTCCGACGCGGCGGCCGTCCGGGCCGACCCGCAGCTCCCGCCGACCGTCGCGAAAGGCGCCCGCATGAAGGTCTACGGTTTCCCCGGTCAGGGCTCCCAGGCCAAGGGCATGGGCGCGGATCTCTTCGACGATTTCCCCGAACAGGTGTCGCAGGCGGACGAGATCCTCGGGTACTCCATCCGTGACCTGTGCCTGAACAACCCCGAAGGGCGCCTGCGGCGCACCGAGTTCACCCAGCCCGCGCTGTACGTGGTCGAGGCCCTCACCTACCTGCGGCGCAACCGGCAGGATCCGCGGCCACCGGACTTCCTCGTCGGGCACAGCCTCGGCGAGTACACGGCGCTGTTCGCCGCGGGCGTCTTCGACTTCGACACCGGGCTCCGGCTGGTCCGGCGCCGGGGCGAGCTGATGGGACAGGCCTCCGGAGGGGGCATGGCCGCCGTGCTGGGCCTGGACCTGGACACGGTGGAGTCTGTGCTGTCACAGGCGCGGCTGGACGCGGTCGACGTCGCCAACCACAACACCCCGGAGCAGGTCGTACTGGCCGGTCCCACGGCGGACATCGACCGGGCGCGCGCGGTGTTCGAGGACCGGGGCGCACGGGTCGCGGTCCTCAACGTCAGCGCCCCCTTCCATTCCCGCTACATGCGGAACGCGGCCGAGGACTTCCGGCCACTGCTGGAAGCCACCGAGTTCCGGCCGCCGCTGATCCCGGTGATCGCGAACCTGGACGCACTCCCGTACCGGCCGGAACGCGTGCGGGAGACGTTGGCCGGTCAGATCGCCGGACCCGTGCGGTGGGTGGACATCGTCCGCTACCTCCTGACCCGGGGCGAAGTGGATTTCGAGGAACTGGGCCCCGGCCGGACTCTGACCAAGACGGTCGAGAAGATCCGTGAACTCACGGACTCGCGGCCCATGGCCGAGCCGGAGACGCAGCGCATACCGGAGTGGACATCAGCGCGGATACCGGCGCGGGAACAGGAGCCGGAGCCGGAAGGGGACATGCCGCGCTCGCCTGCGCCGACATTGATGGCACGTCAGGCACTGTCCCCCCGGGACCTGGGCGCTCCGGGCTTCCGCAGCCGCTACGGGCTGAGCCTCGCCTACCTGGCAGGCGGGATGTACGGCGGCATCTCCTCCGAGGCCCTGGTCATCGCGCTCGGCAAAGCCGGCGGGATGGGCATTCTCGGTGCCGGGGGCCTGTCGCTCACGGACGTTGAGACCAGGGTGCGGGCCATCCAGAACGTGCTCGGCGCCAGCGGGCCGTTCGGGGTGAACCTGTTGCACAGGCACGCGCACCCGGAGGCGGAACGAGCACTGGTCGACCTGTTGTTGAGCCTGGGCGTGCATACCGTGGAGGCCTCGGGCTTCCTGCGGATCACACCGGCTCTGGTGAAGTACCGCCTCAAAGGCGGGCGCGTCATCGCCAAGGTGTCCCGTACGGACGCGGCCGAGATGTTCCTGCGTCCCGCCCCGGACGACATGGTGCGCGCCCTCCTTGAAAACGGTGAGCTGACGCCGCACGAGGCCGCGCGCGCCGCCGACCTGTCGATGGCGGACGACCTGTGCGTCGAGGCCGGCGGTGGCTGGCACACGGACACTGCGGATCTGGCGATGCTGCTGCCCGCCGTGCTGCGCCTACGGGACGCCCTCGCCGGACCCTGGCCGCGGGTTCACGTGGGCGCCGCAGGTGGTATGGGGACGCCCGAGGCGGCGGTGGCAGCCCTTGTACTCGGCGCGGAGTTCCTGGTCACCGGGTCGGTGAACCAGTGCACCGTGGAGGCGGCGACCAGCGCAGATGCCAAGGACATGCTGCAGCGGCTCGACATTCACGACACCGAGCCGGCGCCGTGGGAGGAGCGGTTCGAACTCGGAGTCCGCGCCAGGGTGGTCCGGCGCGGCGTCTTCTTCCCGGCCCGCGCCGACCGGCTCTACCAGCTGTGGCGGATGTACGACACGTTCGACGACATCGACGCGGCGACGCGGAGTCAGATCGAGAACACTTTCATGCGACGCTCCTTCGAAGAGGCATGGCGTGATACCGCGGCCAGGACGGGGGAGGGAGAGCGGGAGGCGCCTACCAAGGACAGGCTCGCCCTCGCCTTCCGGTCCTACCTCAACCAGGGATTCGAACTGGCCCGCACCGGCGTCTCCGACCGGAAGGTGGACTACCTGGTGTACTGCGGACCGGCGATGGGAGCCTTCAACCAGTGGGTCAAGGGCACCAGCCTCGAACCCTGGCAGGCCCGCACCGTCGACGCGGTGGCCGACCGTCTGCTGTCGGAGACCGCCCGGCTGCTGGAGGACCGGTGCTCAGCACTTGTGCGGGGCGTGGCAAGTGCACTCGTCTATTGA